The genomic interval GATATGACTTTCGGATCTTTTGCAGCCTCTTTTATAAGTTTTTCCACCGGATCGAAGCTCTCATAAGGATGATAAATCAAAATATTTTCTTTATCCATTGTAGAAAAAATTGAAACATTTTCATCAAACGGAGGAAGTGTTTTTGGAGCATAAGGCGGATAAGCCAAATTTATAAAATCTTTATTTGAAGTTATTTCCCAAAGTCCATCCAATGTAATCGGAATGCTGTATTCATATACATCTTTGTAAAAAATTTTAAGATGCGCGTTTAGAAATTCCAAAATTTCAGGATCCGCATCTTTTTGAACTTGCAAACGCACAAAAGCACCGCGACGTCGAAGTTTTAATCCCTCTTCAAGGATAATCATAAAATCATCAGCTTCCTCTTCTTCAATCACAATATCAGCATTTCTTGTGACACGAAATGCAGCCGAACTTATTAATTTATATCCAGGAAAAATTTCTTCCGCGTGGCGTCCTACGATACTTGAAATAGGAACATATGTATCATTTGCAACTTTTACAAATCTTGGAAGCACGCGCGAAATTCGTATCATACCGAAATGCACGCTTTCAGGATTATTTTCTTCTCGAAGTTTTACCGCAAGCGCGAAACTGAGATTATTCAGATGTGGAAAAGGACGTGTAGAATCCACGGCTATCGGAATGATAATCGGCATAATTTGAGTGAAAAAAAACTCATCCGCTTTCGCGCTGAGCTCTTCGTCAAGCTCATTGTAATTTTTTATAAAAAGTCCTTTATTCGCCAATTCGTTTTTAATTTTAAAATATTCGTTTTCAAGTTCATTTTTTTCATTTTGCAAATAAGCGCGAATTTCACGAAGCTGATCAAGAGGCGTCATTTCATCGTTTCCGCTGACTACAATTCCTGCTGTAAAAAGTTGTTTTAATCCGGCAACTCTGATCATATAAAATTCATCCAAATTTGTGCAATAAATAGCCAAAAACTTTAATTTTTCTAAAAGCGGAATATCTTTTTTACATTGTTCAAGCACGCGAGAGTTAAATTTCAACCATGAAAGTTCACGATTTATAAATATATTTGTATTTTCGCTCATTTTGTCCTCCAAAAATTTTTGTATAAAATTATATTAAATTTTTTATAAAAAAGATTTAAAAAAAGAAGATCAGAAAAATCTTATAAAAATATTTTAAAATTTTTATTAGATTTCCTGCAAGTTTATTTTTACCGTAAAATATAGATAAATACGATATTCTGTTTAGAATTTAACTTTTAATGTTTGTGAATTTTAAGTCCTTTTTCGCTAAAATCCAATAAAAAATTTCAAGGAATATTATGAAAACTTTAACGATTATAGATACTTTCGGCTTCTTTTTCAGACTTTTTTACGCACTTTCTTCATTAAAAAACAAAGACGGCAAACCAAGCGGAATGATTAGCGGATTTGCAAATTTCATAGCAAACCTAAAAAATGAATTTAATAGCGATTATATCGTATTTGCACTTGACAGCAAAGGTAAAACATTTCGCTCAGATATAGATCCGAACTACAAAGCAAACCGCCCGGAGCCGCCAAAAGCGCTTTTGGATCAACTTCCTGTTTGCATAGAAATGATAGAAAAAATGGGGCTTTGCTCTTTTTGTCAGGAAGGATATGAGGCTGATGATATAATCGCCAGTTTCGTTAAAAAATACTCTAAAAATATGCAAATAAACATAGTTACGCACGATAAAGATTTGTATCAGCTGATAGGCGAAAACGTACGGGTTTACAGTCCTGCAAAAAAAATGCTTTACGACCGTGACGGCTGCTTTGAAAAATACGGCGTTTGGCCTGAGCAGGTTCGCGATTTTTTAGGAATTTGCGGCGACAGCGCCGATAATATCCCGGGAATCAAAGGCATAGGCGAAAAAGGCGCAAAAAAGCTACTTGAAAATTTCGGCTCACTTGAAAAAATTTATGAAAATATTGATAACTTACCGCAAAATCGCCAAAAAGATCTTCTTATTGAAGGCAAAGAAAATGCGTTTATGAGTAAAAAACTTGCTTCGCTTTACGATGGACTTGAAGTTCCTGATCTTCTTGGAGCAGAGTTTCCGACCGAAAATCCGCTTTTAAAAATTACTGAAATTTTAAAAGAATACAATTTAAACAGAATTTTATCCGCACTTGAAAATTCCAAAGATACAGATAAAACACT from Campylobacter hominis ATCC BAA-381 carries:
- a CDS encoding RNA degradosome polyphosphate kinase, with the protein product MSENTNIFINRELSWLKFNSRVLEQCKKDIPLLEKLKFLAIYCTNLDEFYMIRVAGLKQLFTAGIVVSGNDEMTPLDQLREIRAYLQNEKNELENEYFKIKNELANKGLFIKNYNELDEELSAKADEFFFTQIMPIIIPIAVDSTRPFPHLNNLSFALAVKLREENNPESVHFGMIRISRVLPRFVKVANDTYVPISSIVGRHAEEIFPGYKLISSAAFRVTRNADIVIEEEEADDFMIILEEGLKLRRRGAFVRLQVQKDADPEILEFLNAHLKIFYKDVYEYSIPITLDGLWEITSNKDFINLAYPPYAPKTLPPFDENVSIFSTMDKENILIYHPYESFDPVEKLIKEAAKDPKVISIRMTLYRVEKNSPIVQALIDAANDGKQVTAMVELKARFDEENNLHWAKALEQAGAHVIYGITGFKVHAKITQIIKKDAGKLKFYMHLGTGNYNGSSAKIYTDVSFFTTDEMFEKDTTNFFHILSGYNKNRKLDKLSMSPMQIKERLLEMIMMETEYGEEGRIVAKMNALVDSDMVKALCKASAAGVKIDLIVRGICCLRPGIKGVSENIRVISIVGKYLEHARIFYFKHNNPGFYISSADWMPRNLERRLELMTPIYDENLQNKLKEILKLQIKDNNLAFELKNSGSYEKVEVPDGCEKINNHEYLENYYNKLYKNIQKHRDDHISMIATKLLKES